The window GATCCGCCCGGTCGCGCCGGGAATGTACCCGATGTGCGCCACGCCCCGGAACGGCAGCATGTGGTGTTCGCAAAGCGACATCACCTCGATGTCGCGGACCAGCACCAGCTCGTCGTGGTCAGCCTCGAAAGTGGTGGTGAGCACCTGCGCCGCGTCGGCCCGCAGACCCGCGAGCAGCTCGGCGTACGCCCGGGCGACCCGGGCCGGCGTCTGGCGCAGCCCGTCACGGTCCGGGTCCTCGCCGACGGCGATGAGGATCTCCCGTACGGCCTGCTCGATCCGGGTCAGGTCGACGGAGCGTTCGACCGGCGTGCCGTTGAGTTTTCCGTTGATCAGCCGGGCGGCGAGATAGTCCAGCGCGTCGTCGTCCGGTTCGGTCGACGACGCGCTGGACGATAGGTTCGGGCTGCTCAGGAGGTGCCGTCCGAGTTCGCGGACATGCCGCCGCCGAAGACGGCCTGTGCCCCGTCGGCGACCGCCTGCCGGCCGAGGTTCTCCTTCTCGGCCGGGGTCAGCACCGGCGGCTCGGTGGACGGCTGCCGCTTGCCGAAGCCGTTGAACGGTGCCATCGGTGGCCGCTTGACCACCCGCTCGCAGATCCGGGCCATGTCGGACTGGGAGATGGTTTCCTTCTC is drawn from Micromonospora sp. Llam0 and contains these coding sequences:
- the folE gene encoding GTP cyclohydrolase I FolE; the protein is MDYLAARLINGKLNGTPVERSVDLTRIEQAVREILIAVGEDPDRDGLRQTPARVARAYAELLAGLRADAAQVLTTTFEADHDELVLVRDIEVMSLCEHHMLPFRGVAHIGYIPGATGRITGLSKLARLVEVYARRLQVQERLTTQIADMLMSRLEPRGVVTVLECEHMCMAMRGIQKAGARTITSAVRGVFQRDAKSRAEAMSLIIHS